Proteins encoded in a region of the Vitis riparia cultivar Riparia Gloire de Montpellier isolate 1030 chromosome 7, EGFV_Vit.rip_1.0, whole genome shotgun sequence genome:
- the LOC117918270 gene encoding guanine nucleotide-binding protein-like NSN1: MVKKSKKSKSKRVPLKKKYKIIRKVKEHQRKKAKEAKKLGGKHKNKVEKDPGIPNDWPFKEQELKALEARRARALEELEQKKAARKERAQKRKLGLLKDDDMSKLADMASAKEQDFEEGKVTEEPTRTGKNKDNSDRAFYKELVEVIEASDVILEVLDARDPLGTRCVDMEKMVMRSGPNKHLVLLLNKIDLVPREAVEKWLKYLREELPAVAFKCSTQEQRTKLGWRSKSKAAKPSNILQTSDCLGAETLIKLLKNYSRSHEIKKSITVGIIGLPNVGKSSLINSLKRSHVVNVGATPGLTRSRQEVHLDKNVILLDCPGVVMLKSGSNDASIALRNCKRIEKLDDVISPVKEILKLCPAELLVTLYKISSFESVDDFLQKVATLRGKLKKGGIVDTEAAARMVLHDWNQGKIPYYTMPPSRNQGENLEATIVSEFGKEFNIDEVYNSESSFIGSLKSVDDFHPVELPPNSPLSFDEKMLEGDVQPQPSTQGDQEAKEMSDGGDDESMGVEEDAAGKTKAKTAGSRQNEKLYAAEGILNPKIKRAEKKKRKKANKTTAMEDDDYDFKVDYNKKGSTMEDSEGSDADGEASMAGVEFD, translated from the exons ATGGTGAAGAAAAGCAAAA AGAGTAAGAGCAAGAGAGTGCCATTGAAGAAGAAGTACAAGATCATCAGGAAGGTGAAGGAGCACCAAAGAAAAAAGGCCAAGGAAGCGAAGAAGCTCGGAGGAAAGCACAAGAACAAGGTCGAGAAGGACCCCGGAATCCCAAATGATTGGCCCTTCAAGGAACAGGAGCTCAAGGCTCTCGAAGCTCGGCGGGCACGCGCACTCGAAGAATTGGAACAGAAGAAAGCTGCCCGGAAGGAGAGG GCTCAGAAGAGAAAACTGGGGTTACTAAAGGATGATGATATGTCAAAATTGGCTGATATGGCTTCAGCAAAAGAACAGGATTTTGAAGAGGGAAAAGTTACTGAGGAGCCCACGCGAACTGGGAAAAACAAAG ATAACTCAGATAGGGCTTTCTACAAGGAGTTGGTCGAAGTTATTGAAGCTTCAGATGTCATTTTGGAAGTGCTCGATGCTCGGGACCCTCTAGGTACTCGTTGTGTTGACATGGAAAAGATGGTGATGCGATCAGGTCCTAATAAGCATCTCGTTTTGCTGCTCAATAAAATCG ATCTTGTTCCCCGGGAAGCTGTTGAGAAGTGGCTCAAGTATCTCAGGGAGGAATTGCCAGCAGTTGCCTTCAAATGCAGCACCCAAGAGCAACGGACAAAATTAGGATGGAGATCTAAATCAAAGGCTGCAAAACCAAGTAACATTCTTCAAACCAGTGATTGTCTTGGAGCTGAAACACTCATTAAGTTACTGAAGAATTATTCAAGAAGCCATGAG ATCAAGAAGTCAATTACAGTGGGTATTATTGGATTGCCTAATGTTGGTAAAAGTAGCTTAATCAACAGTTTGAAGCGATCCCATGTTGTTAATGTGGGTGCTACACCAGGTTTGACAAGATCAAGGCAAGAAGTTCACTTAGACAAGAATGTCATACTGCTGGATTGCCCTGGGGTTGTAATGCTCAAGTCTGGGAGCAACGATGCATCTATAGCTCTTCGAAATTGCAAAAGAATTGAGAAGTTGGATGATGTAATCAGTCCAG TGAAGGAAATTCTGAAACTTTGCCCAGCTGAATTGTTGGTCACACTCTACAAGATCTCAAGCTTTGAGTCAGTCGATGACTTTCTGCAGAAGGTGGCTACTCTTAGGGGCAAGCTTAAAAAGGGTGGTATTGTAGATACAGAAGCTGCTGCAAGAATGGTTCTGCATGACTGGAATCAGG GTAAAATTCCTTATTACACAATGCCCCCAAGCAGGAATCAAGGGGAAAATTTGGAGGCAACAATTGTTTCAGAGTTTGGAAAGGAGTTCAATATTGATGAAGTTTACAATAGTGAATCTTCATTCATTGGAAGCCTAAAGTCTGTTGATGATTTCCATCCCGTTGAACTTCCTCCTAATTCTCCTCTCAGTTTTGATGAGAAGATGCTCGAG GGTGATGTACAACCACAACCATCAACTCAAGGGGATCAAGAAGCCAAAGAGATGAGTGATGGTGGGGATGATGAGTCCATGGGAGTTGAAGAAGATGCTGCAGGTAAGACCAAGGCAAAAACTGCTGGTAGCAGACAAAATGAGAAGTTATATGCAGCAGAAGGCATACTGAATCCAAAGATAAAGAGagcagagaagaaaaaaaggaaaaaagccaACAAAACAACTGCCATGGAGGATGATGACTACGATTTCAAAGTGGATTACAACAAGAAGGGATCCACCATGGAGGATAGCGAGGGGAGTGACGCTGATGGGGAGGCATCGATGGCTGGTGTTGAATTTGATTAG